CGTATTTGCTGCAAGACGAGGATGGGCAAATTCAAGAACCTTATTCGATTTCGGCCGGCCTCGACTATCCGGGCGTCGGTCCCGAACATGCACATTTGCACGCAAGCGGACGTGTCGTTTACCGTGCGGTAACCGATCACGAAGCGTTGGAAGCTGTTGCGGTGCTTTCGCGCACCGAAGGCATTTTGCCTGCGATAGAGAGTGCACATGCGATCGCCGAGGCTTTGAAGGAAGCGGCGTCGATGCAAAATGACGAAAAGCTTGTCATTTGCTTATCGGGACGCGGCGACAAAGATGTGCATACATTAATGGAGCGATTAGGGAGGGAGAGCCATGAACGAACGCTTTCGACAGTCGATTGAAAACGGCGCGCGCCCGTTGTTCATTCCTTTTATTACAGCGGGGGATCCAAATGCGGAAGCGACGATTGATTTAGCGGTCACTTTGCAGGAGGCAGGAGCAAACGCCATTGAACTCGGCATTCCTTATTCCGACCCGCTTGCCGATGGTCCTGTCATTCAGGCAGCTTCGGAGAGGGCGCTTCAGGCAGGGATGTCGCTGAAAAAGGCAATGGCACTCGTACCGGCGATGCGTGCCAAAGGGGTAAAAGTTCCGATTCTTGTATTTACTTATTACAATCTTTTGCTACAATTGGGGGAAGATCAATTTTTCGAGCTGGCGCGGACGCAAGACATTGACGGGCTGCTCGTACCTGATTTGCCGTTTGAAGAAAGCGGCGTTTTGCGGGAAGCGGCAGCGAAGAACGGGCTCGCTTTCATTTCGCTCGTTGCGCCGACTACGTCCAGTGATCGATTGAAAAGGATCGCCGAAAATGCCGAAGGATTCCTTTATTGCGTGTCTTCGCTCGGGGTGACGGGTGTAAGGGACGGGGAGTTTCACGAGAACGTTTATCGGTTTTTGGGTATGGTCAGGCGATTCAGCAGCATCCCGGTCGCCGTTGGATTTGGCATATCGAGTCGCGAGCAAGTGAATCAACTTGAAGGTCATTGCGACGGGGTGATCGTCGGAAGTGCGATCGTTCGCGAAATTTCTCGGCACAGCCATGCGTTGGCTTCTGCGGAAACCCGGCCGCAAGCACTCCTCCGGTTGAAAACGTTTATTTTGGAACTCAACGGACGGACGATAGCAACTTAATATTTTCGGTGAGGTGTTTGGTTGATGCAAGCGAAACGACAATTGCAACATTTAAAGCCGTACAAACCCGGCAAAAACGTGGAAGACGTCCAAGAAGAGCTCGGTTTGACAAAAATCGTGAAACTGGCGTCGAATGAAAATCCGTTCGGTTGTTCCGAGGCGGTGAAACGAGCGATTGAAAAGGAAATGAGTGAATTGGCTGTGTATCCGGACGGGTACGCAACGGTATTAAGAGAAAAAACCGCACATTTTTTGAACGTCGGTACGGAAAATTTAATTTTCGGCGACGGATCCGATGAAGTGATCCAAATGATTTGCCGGGCGTATTTGACGGCCGACGACAATACGGTCATGGCTGCGCCCACATTTCCGCAATACAAGCATAACGCGGTCGTCGAAGGTGCGGAAATTCGCGAAGTACCTGTACGGGACGGGCGCCACGATCTCGAACGAATGATCGAGGCGATCGACGAAAAGACTAAGATCGTTTGGCTTTGCATGGTCAACAATCCATCGGGAGAATACATTCGGGACAAGGAACTCGCATCATTCTTGAGTCAAGTTCCCGAGAAAGT
The sequence above is a segment of the Bacillales bacterium genome. Coding sequences within it:
- the trpA gene encoding tryptophan synthase subunit alpha; this translates as MNERFRQSIENGARPLFIPFITAGDPNAEATIDLAVTLQEAGANAIELGIPYSDPLADGPVIQAASERALQAGMSLKKAMALVPAMRAKGVKVPILVFTYYNLLLQLGEDQFFELARTQDIDGLLVPDLPFEESGVLREAAAKNGLAFISLVAPTTSSDRLKRIAENAEGFLYCVSSLGVTGVRDGEFHENVYRFLGMVRRFSSIPVAVGFGISSREQVNQLEGHCDGVIVGSAIVREISRHSHALASAETRPQALLRLKTFILELNGRTIAT
- the hisC gene encoding histidinol-phosphate transaminase; amino-acid sequence: MQAKRQLQHLKPYKPGKNVEDVQEELGLTKIVKLASNENPFGCSEAVKRAIEKEMSELAVYPDGYATVLREKTAHFLNVGTENLIFGDGSDEVIQMICRAYLTADDNTVMAAPTFPQYKHNAVVEGAEIREVPVRDGRHDLERMIEAIDEKTKIVWLCMVNNPSGEYIRDKELASFLSQVPEKVLVVCDEAYYEYVVADDYPDTLSFMNEHRNLVITRTFSKAYGLAALRVGYGIANTSVIAAIESVRQPFNTSRIGQLAAAAALEDQPFIDHCRKLNREGLEKFYRFCRRHELTYYPSQGNFILIDFARSGDEIYDYLLRKGYIVRSGTALGYPNAVRITIGSEDENDDIIEHLQHYFQHQTQ